In Pseudonocardia sp. DSM 110487, the sequence GTCAGCTGCGAGCCGGACGCCACGGGCACCACGATCTGCTCGGGCAGCCGCCAGCCGAGCTGCTCGGCCACCTCGTAGCCGAGGGTCTTCGAGCCCTCGGCGTAGTAGGGCCGCACGTTGACGTTGACGAACGCCCAGTCCTCGTGCTCGGCGGCGAGCTCCGTGGCGAGCCGGTTGACGTCGTCGTAGTTGCCGTCGACGGCGAGGAGGGTGCCGTCGTAGACGGCGGTGGTGAGCACCTTGGCCTGCTCGAGGGAGCTGGGGATCAGCACCACCGAGTCCCAACCGGCGCGGGCGGCCGCCGCGGCCACGGCGTTGGCCAGGTTCCCGGTGGACGGGCAGCACAGCACGGTGAAGCCGAGCTCACGGGCGGCGGCCAGCGCCACCGCCACCACCCGGTCCTTGAAGGAGTGGGTGGGGTTGCCGGTGTCGTCCTTGACCCACAGCGAGCGCACGCCCAGCGCGGCGGCGAGCCGGTCGGCCTTGATCAGCCGGGTGAGGCCGGGCTCGGTGTTGGGGTGGGACTGCACGTTCGTGGGCACGGGGAGCAGGTGGCGGTAGCGCCAGATGGACTTGGGACCCGCCGCGATCGACTCGCGGGTGACGGAACCGAACTCGTAGGCCACCTCGAGCGGGCCGAAGCATTCCGGGCAGGCGAACTCGGCGGCGAGGGGGATCTGGTGGCCGCATTCCCGACAGGACAGCGCGCGGGCGGGTCCGAGGTCGAAGGCGGTGGTGGTGGCGCTGCCAGCAGCCAGGGTCATGAGAGGACTCCTCATCTTTCCCGCACCGTGCGGGTCGGAATTGGCACCGTGTTCGAGCGCGAAGACTGCGCATCGCCGGTTGCCGGGGCTTCGTCGGGCCGTTCCCTCTGCCCCTCTGGATGAGCCATATGCGGTTGTGCCCAACACGTTACGACACG encodes:
- the thrC gene encoding threonine synthase, whose translation is MTLAAGSATTTAFDLGPARALSCRECGHQIPLAAEFACPECFGPLEVAYEFGSVTRESIAAGPKSIWRYRHLLPVPTNVQSHPNTEPGLTRLIKADRLAAALGVRSLWVKDDTGNPTHSFKDRVVAVALAAARELGFTVLCCPSTGNLANAVAAAAARAGWDSVVLIPSSLEQAKVLTTAVYDGTLLAVDGNYDDVNRLATELAAEHEDWAFVNVNVRPYYAEGSKTLGYEVAEQLGWRLPEQIVVPVASGSQLTKVDKGFTELGTLGLVEPTPYRVFGAQATGCSPVAKAFEDGHDVVQPVRPDTIARSLAIGNPADGPYVLDTVRRTGGAVAHVSDEEVVEGIRLLARTEGVFAETAGGVTVATAKKLIESGRLDPDAETVLLITGDGLKTLDAVSGHIGPSATVPSTSKAVREALAARGL